The Streptomyces laurentii region GCCCGTGGCGAGCGGGTGCGGCGGCTCGGCGACGATGCCGTGGCCGTGGTCGTCCTCGATGAGCAGGACGTCGGGGTGGCGGGCCAGGACCGTCCGGAGTCCGGCGGCGCGCGCGGCGGTGAGGCGGGCGCCGGTGGGGTTCTGCGCGCGGTCGGTGACGATCACGGCGCGGGCCCCGGCCCGCAGCGCGCCGGCCACCGAGTCCGGCAGTGGTCCGTCGTCGTCGACGGCGACCGGCAGGGGCCGCAGGCCGAGCGCGGGGACGAGGTCGAGGAGGCTGCCCCAGCCGGGGTCCTCGACGGCGACGGCGTCGCCGGGCCGCAGCCGCGCGGTCAGCACCCGTTCGACGGCGTCGAGCGAGCCGGACGCGACGCCGACGGGCCCGGCCGGTACCCCGGCGGTGTCGAAGGCGGCCCGGGCGAGCCGGGCGAACTCCTCGTCGACGGGCTCCTCCCCGTACATCGTCGGCCGCGCCGCGTACGCCTCGGCGACCTCGGCGAGGGCGGGGCCGAGCGGCGGCAGCAGCGCCGGATCGGGGCTGCCGTTGCTGACGTCCCGGGCGCCGGCCGGGGCCTCGACCCTGATCGAGCCGCGGGCGGTCGTCGCGGGCGCGGGCCGCACCCGGCTGCCGCGGCGGCCGTCCGTCTCGATCACCCCGCGTTCGCGCAGGGTGCGGTAGGCGGCGGCGACGGTGTTCGGGTTCACGCCGAGGGTGGCCGCCAACTCCCGCATGGGCGGCAGGGGTTGCCCGGGTTCGAGCAGCCCGGAGCCCACCCCCCGCTCCACGCTGGCGGCGATCTCCGATGCGCGACGGCCTTCGATCCGATATTCTCCTAGCACAAAGCCGATTATGCACTAGTGCAATGGAGTACGCCACCATGACGGACGCACTTCCCGCGGTTCCACCGCCCTACGAGCCCACCGAGCGGACCGTCCCCACCCGTTCCCGCCACCGCGCCGCGTACGACCGCCCACTGGTGCACGCGATACTCGACGAGGGGTACGTCTGCCATCTCGGCTTCGTCCGCGACGGCGCGCCCGTCGTCCTGCCCACGCTGTACGGCCGGGTCGGCGAGCGCCTGTACGTCCACGGTTCGACCGGCTCGCGGCCGATGCGGATGGCAGGCGGCGCCGG contains the following coding sequences:
- a CDS encoding transcriptional regulator of pyridoxine metabolism (Aspartate aminotransferase family. This family belongs to pyridoxal phosphate (PLP)-dependent aspartate aminotransferase superfamily (fold I). Pyridoxal phosphate combines with an alpha-amino acid to form a compound called a Schiff base or aldimine...; cd00609;~DNA-binding site [nucleotide binding];~Predicted transcriptional regulator of pyridoxine metabolism [Streptomyces venezuelae ATCC10712];~Winged helix-turn-helix (WHTH) DNA-binding domain of the GntR family of transcriptional regulators; cd07377;~catalytic residue [active];~homodimer interface [polypeptide binding];~identified by MetaGeneAnnotator; putative;~pyridoxal 5'-phosphate binding site [chemical binding];~transcriptional regulatory protein PtsJ; Provisional) — encoded protein: MERGVGSGLLEPGQPLPPMRELAATLGVNPNTVAAAYRTLRERGVIETDGRRGSRVRPAPATTARGSIRVEAPAGARDVSNGSPDPALLPPLGPALAEVAEAYAARPTMYGEEPVDEEFARLARAAFDTAGVPAGPVGVASGSLDAVERVLTARLRPGDAVAVEDPGWGSLLDLVPALGLRPLPVAVDDDGPLPDSVAGALRAGARAVIVTDRAQNPTGARLTAARAAGLRTVLARHPDVLLIEDDHGHGIVAEPPHPLATGTGAWVFVRSVAKAWGPDLRIAAFTGDAETVDRVLGRQRLGPGWVSRLLQRAVVRLWTSGAVDPDAVAAAYGERRDGLVRALAARGVEAHGRSGMNVWIPVADETGAVARLLARGWVVAPGARFRMEAGPAVRVTVSGLALADLEPLADALAHAAGPAPARSYG